The following coding sequences lie in one Agrobacterium vitis genomic window:
- a CDS encoding ribokinase: protein MTSSPIVTVFGSLHYDIAVFGPDRPRQGETVTGTSWHPKSGGKGGNQAVSAAQAGVSTFMIGAVADDDFGQFLLANLKRRQVDDRFVRRNATASTGHATGMSVAIFDAQGDYGAVIVSGANLTLGNQDVAAAAELLSRTTVLVLQNEIPDAANVAAAKAVRQAGGRVLINAAPARALSADLQNLVDIIVVNAIEAEILAGVPVVETLDGALEAARRLLANFPDVVVTAGGAGVAYASRGGDEIVLPAVKVKVESTHGAGDMFIGVMAAALATGKSMRDALSLANIEAAKLVATPEAERA, encoded by the coding sequence ATGACATCCTCGCCTATCGTCACCGTTTTTGGCAGCCTGCATTATGATATCGCGGTCTTCGGACCAGACCGTCCACGTCAGGGAGAAACGGTTACAGGCACGTCCTGGCACCCCAAAAGCGGCGGCAAAGGAGGCAATCAGGCTGTCTCGGCAGCACAGGCCGGCGTCTCGACCTTCATGATCGGCGCAGTTGCAGACGACGACTTCGGACAGTTTCTGTTGGCAAATCTCAAGCGCCGACAGGTGGATGATCGCTTCGTGAGGCGCAATGCCACGGCGTCTACCGGCCACGCCACCGGCATGAGCGTGGCGATTTTCGATGCGCAGGGCGATTACGGTGCCGTTATTGTATCTGGCGCCAACCTGACACTTGGCAATCAGGATGTTGCAGCCGCAGCCGAACTGCTGAGCCGGACAACGGTTCTTGTGCTTCAGAACGAGATCCCCGACGCCGCCAATGTCGCCGCGGCAAAGGCCGTCCGGCAGGCTGGGGGCCGCGTCCTGATCAATGCCGCCCCAGCACGCGCCTTATCAGCCGACCTTCAAAACCTGGTCGACATCATCGTCGTCAACGCCATCGAGGCTGAAATACTGGCGGGTGTCCCGGTTGTCGAAACGCTCGATGGTGCATTGGAAGCGGCAAGGAGGCTGTTGGCGAACTTCCCGGACGTTGTGGTCACCGCAGGCGGCGCGGGTGTCGCATATGCAAGCCGAGGCGGAGACGAAATTGTCCTGCCTGCCGTGAAGGTGAAAGTGGAAAGCACGCACGGAGCCGGCGATATGTTCATCGGCGTGATGGCCGCAGCCCTGGCCACGGGAAAATCGATGCGCGATGCACTTTCACTGGCAAATATTGAGGCCGCAAAACTGGTTGCGACACCGGAGGCTGAGCGCGCCTAG
- a CDS encoding MurR/RpiR family transcriptional regulator, with the protein MNADGFDMKAVGPRIRMMMPMLTPLEAKVVDTVFGMRDFSEETSLKQIAENAGVSEAMVVKITKKLGFSGFRDFRSSVSQYNRQPTTEMHQELSVDDTSLEIVQKVFRTSIHALEETLAILDMAAFDQAADMLHKARHRDFYGVGGSAQIARDVAHKFLRIGVRASVFDDSHMMLMSAALLADTDVAIGFSHSGNTIAVIEALQLARKNGARTIAVTNYGSSALAQSADVVLCSTAQGSPLMGENAAARIAQLNILDAIFVAVAQRDYQAAERNLDRTMSAVTSKRKDRLP; encoded by the coding sequence ATGAACGCTGATGGCTTTGATATGAAGGCGGTAGGGCCGCGCATTCGCATGATGATGCCAATGCTGACGCCGCTGGAAGCAAAGGTCGTGGATACGGTTTTCGGCATGCGAGATTTCAGCGAGGAGACCTCGCTGAAGCAGATCGCCGAAAATGCCGGTGTTTCGGAAGCCATGGTGGTGAAGATCACCAAGAAGCTTGGTTTTTCCGGCTTTCGGGATTTCCGCTCTTCCGTCAGCCAGTATAACCGCCAGCCGACAACCGAAATGCATCAGGAATTGTCGGTTGACGATACCTCGCTGGAAATCGTCCAGAAAGTCTTTCGCACCTCGATCCACGCCCTTGAGGAAACACTCGCCATTCTGGACATGGCAGCCTTCGACCAGGCGGCGGACATGCTGCACAAGGCTCGACACCGGGATTTCTACGGCGTCGGCGGTTCGGCGCAGATCGCCCGGGACGTGGCCCACAAGTTTTTGAGAATTGGCGTGCGCGCCAGCGTCTTCGATGATTCACACATGATGCTGATGTCGGCGGCGCTTCTTGCCGATACCGATGTCGCCATCGGCTTTTCGCATTCAGGCAATACGATTGCCGTGATCGAGGCCCTGCAACTTGCCCGCAAGAACGGCGCCCGCACCATTGCCGTGACCAATTACGGTTCCTCCGCGCTCGCCCAATCCGCCGACGTGGTCCTGTGTTCCACCGCACAAGGCTCACCTCTGATGGGGGAAAATGCCGCGGCACGCATCGCACAGCTCAATATTCTCGACGCCATTTTCGTTGCCGTCGCCCAGCGCGACTATCAGGCCGCCGAGCGCAATCTCGATCGCACCATGTCCGCCGTCACCTCCAAACGGAAAGATCGCCTTCCATGA
- a CDS encoding ABC transporter permease: MTASSSATSQSAPATPAFRRFSVSLRDAGTLIGLIVIMAVFATLVPGFLSERNLTNILQQSSINACLALGMTLVIISGGIDLSVGPTAAIAAVMTATLLLGGTPIPLAILAGLGVGAVCGFINGVLVAYVGLQPFIVTLGTLSTYRAIALIFTGGNPVLGIPPGFRALFNGTLIGLPIPVLIVAGVSVAAWVLLKKTPIGEYLMAVGGNEEAAYVAGVPIARTKITAYVISGGLAALASLILIGRLGAAEPILGNLWELDAIAAAAIGGASLMGGKGSIVGTILGAIILGAMRNGLTLMNVQAFYQLLATGLIILVAMMIDRATRGRE, encoded by the coding sequence ATGACCGCCTCTTCATCCGCCACCAGCCAATCGGCCCCGGCCACCCCGGCCTTTCGCCGCTTTTCCGTCTCGCTGCGTGACGCCGGAACGCTGATCGGCCTCATCGTCATCATGGCGGTATTTGCAACGCTCGTTCCCGGCTTCCTGTCGGAGCGCAACCTGACAAACATCCTCCAGCAATCCAGCATCAACGCTTGCCTGGCGCTGGGCATGACGCTGGTGATCATTTCGGGCGGCATCGATCTGTCGGTCGGGCCGACCGCCGCCATCGCAGCCGTGATGACCGCGACGCTGCTGCTGGGTGGTACGCCCATCCCGCTGGCTATCCTCGCCGGACTTGGTGTCGGCGCGGTATGTGGCTTTATCAATGGCGTGCTCGTTGCCTATGTCGGCCTGCAACCCTTTATCGTCACGCTGGGGACACTCAGCACCTACCGAGCCATTGCGCTGATTTTCACCGGTGGCAATCCGGTGCTGGGCATTCCGCCCGGCTTTCGGGCGCTGTTCAATGGTACGCTGATCGGCCTGCCAATCCCGGTGTTGATCGTTGCCGGTGTGTCTGTCGCCGCCTGGGTGCTGCTCAAGAAGACACCAATTGGCGAATACCTGATGGCCGTCGGCGGCAATGAAGAGGCCGCTTACGTGGCAGGTGTTCCAATCGCCCGCACCAAGATTACCGCCTATGTGATTTCCGGCGGCCTGGCCGCACTCGCCTCTCTCATCCTGATTGGCCGTCTTGGGGCTGCCGAACCCATTCTCGGCAATCTCTGGGAACTGGATGCAATTGCGGCAGCCGCGATTGGCGGTGCATCGCTGATGGGTGGCAAGGGCAGTATTGTCGGCACCATTCTCGGTGCCATCATCCTTGGCGCCATGCGCAATGGATTGACGCTGATGAATGTCCAGGCCTTCTATCAACTGCTCGCCACCGGCCTTATAATCCTCGTCGCAATGATGATTGATCGCGCGACAAGGGGACGGGAATGA
- a CDS encoding sugar ABC transporter ATP-binding protein gives MVPRLGFETISKSFPGVNALTDVSFDVAPGEIHGLLGENGAGKSTLLRILSGVFRPTSGSVFVDGDAVAFRKPLDARQAGIAMIHQELQQVPHLSVAQNMFLGHSLTHMGGLFVSRREQEQRAAEALSMIDRSIDVSAPISSLKVAQRQIVEIGRALLDKAKVIAMDEPTSSLTPSEFDRLAEVIADLSASGVSIIYVSHKMDEVFRICQRASVMRDGKLVGIVDMKATSEKQVIAMMVGRELMQETHHSFVTDQVRLKASNLSSGTKIKNVSFTLKKGEVLGIAGLVGSGRTELLRLIAGVDRLSEGSMAIDGKTVRLRNPRDAIAAGIGLVPEERKREGIIPLRPVSLNMALASLPSFSSAGLIRAGKLRASAQDLLKRVNLRPFQLDRPIRLFSGGNQQKAIIARWLAAKSQILLFDEPTRGIDVGAKSEIYQLIETLAQEGHSIIVVSSELPEVIRLSDRVLVMREGQIAAEIGRDQLTESAIVAHAIPGAIAGVASAAAHPA, from the coding sequence ATGGTGCCGAGACTGGGATTTGAAACAATCTCCAAGAGCTTTCCGGGCGTCAACGCGCTGACGGATGTGAGCTTTGACGTTGCTCCCGGAGAAATTCACGGGCTACTCGGGGAAAACGGCGCCGGAAAATCAACCCTTCTGCGCATTCTATCCGGTGTCTTCCGGCCAACCTCCGGCAGCGTTTTCGTCGATGGCGACGCTGTGGCATTTCGCAAGCCGCTTGATGCAAGACAGGCCGGTATTGCGATGATCCATCAGGAACTTCAACAGGTGCCGCATCTGAGTGTTGCCCAGAACATGTTTCTCGGCCATTCATTGACCCATATGGGCGGGCTTTTCGTTTCGCGCCGGGAGCAGGAACAGCGCGCCGCCGAAGCGCTGTCAATGATCGACCGCAGCATTGACGTCTCAGCACCCATCTCCAGCCTTAAAGTCGCGCAGCGGCAGATTGTCGAGATCGGCCGCGCCCTGCTTGATAAGGCCAAGGTCATCGCCATGGACGAGCCGACCTCCAGCTTGACGCCGAGTGAGTTCGACCGGCTGGCTGAAGTGATTGCCGATCTTTCGGCTAGCGGCGTGTCGATCATCTATGTTTCACATAAGATGGACGAGGTTTTCCGTATCTGCCAGCGCGCCAGCGTCATGCGGGATGGCAAGCTCGTTGGCATCGTCGACATGAAAGCCACATCGGAAAAACAGGTCATTGCCATGATGGTCGGGCGTGAACTGATGCAGGAAACCCATCATTCCTTCGTAACTGATCAGGTCAGGCTGAAAGCCAGTAACCTGTCTTCAGGCACCAAGATTAAAAATGTCTCCTTCACGCTGAAGAAAGGTGAAGTGCTGGGCATTGCTGGACTGGTCGGTTCCGGACGCACGGAATTGCTGCGGCTGATCGCCGGGGTCGATCGTCTGAGCGAGGGGTCGATGGCCATCGATGGCAAGACTGTGCGCCTGCGCAATCCTCGTGACGCGATTGCCGCAGGTATTGGCCTTGTACCGGAAGAGCGCAAGCGCGAAGGCATCATCCCCCTACGTCCGGTCAGTCTGAACATGGCGCTCGCCTCGCTTCCCAGCTTTTCCTCTGCCGGTCTGATCCGCGCCGGAAAACTGCGTGCCAGCGCGCAGGATTTGCTGAAGCGGGTCAATCTGCGACCGTTTCAGCTGGATCGTCCTATCCGCCTGTTCAGCGGTGGCAACCAGCAAAAGGCTATTATTGCCCGCTGGCTGGCAGCCAAATCGCAAATCCTGCTGTTCGATGAACCGACGCGCGGTATCGATGTCGGGGCAAAATCCGAAATTTACCAATTGATCGAAACCCTGGCCCAAGAAGGCCATTCGATCATCGTCGTGTCCTCCGAGCTTCCCGAGGTCATCCGGCTCTCCGACCGGGTGCTGGTGATGCGGGAAGGGCAGATTGCCGCTGAGATCGGGCGCGACCAGCTGACGGAAAGCGCCATTGTCGCCCATGCCATTCCAGGAGCGATTGCCGGTGTCGCATCTGCCGCCGCACATCCTGCTTAA
- a CDS encoding sugar ABC transporter substrate-binding protein, with amino-acid sequence MIKMSLATGLAASFLFSAAFAQQLAPLNSDTEKDRMDWSQLEAKFGPFPKLPDGTKAGAVSKTLTNEYWRSLGEGYAAFGKAKNVPVAYQAAQSEGDQLGQLTIAEGMITQGYNVLLVSPQTDSNLQPVIEQAKAANIPVVDVNDAVIPQAEHYVGNVQRDNGVRVAKWFITNRPQGGKVAIIEGQAGVYAAVQRTDGFKSTIGENSKFKVVASVPGNWDRQTSYDAATNILNQHPDLIGFYANNDGMALGVVEAVKAAGLAGKVAVFGTDGISDAYTSIKAGELTGTVDSFPVLTGEVAMETALRLVAGQKLPRVVATPQALITADNLARYQGKGVDLRAVLMEDAKAAK; translated from the coding sequence ATGATAAAAATGTCGCTTGCCACAGGCCTTGCTGCCAGCTTCCTGTTCAGCGCAGCCTTTGCGCAGCAGCTTGCCCCGCTCAATTCCGACACTGAAAAAGACCGCATGGACTGGTCGCAGCTGGAAGCAAAATTCGGCCCCTTTCCGAAGCTTCCCGACGGCACCAAGGCGGGCGCTGTTTCAAAGACATTGACCAACGAATACTGGCGGTCACTCGGTGAGGGCTATGCGGCGTTCGGCAAGGCGAAGAATGTTCCGGTCGCCTATCAGGCGGCGCAAAGCGAAGGCGACCAGCTTGGCCAGCTGACGATTGCCGAGGGGATGATCACCCAGGGCTATAACGTCCTGCTGGTGTCGCCACAGACGGATTCCAATCTTCAGCCGGTGATCGAACAGGCCAAGGCGGCCAATATTCCTGTTGTTGACGTCAATGATGCCGTAATCCCGCAAGCCGAGCACTATGTCGGCAATGTTCAGCGCGACAACGGCGTGCGCGTCGCCAAGTGGTTCATCACCAATCGTCCGCAGGGCGGCAAGGTGGCGATTATTGAGGGCCAGGCCGGCGTTTATGCCGCTGTTCAGCGTACCGACGGCTTCAAATCCACCATCGGCGAAAACAGCAAGTTTAAGGTCGTCGCCAGCGTTCCCGGCAATTGGGACCGCCAGACGTCTTACGATGCAGCAACCAACATCCTCAACCAGCATCCAGACCTTATCGGCTTCTATGCCAACAATGACGGCATGGCGCTGGGTGTAGTCGAAGCCGTCAAGGCGGCAGGGCTTGCGGGCAAGGTCGCTGTTTTCGGCACCGACGGTATTTCGGATGCCTATACCTCGATCAAGGCTGGTGAACTGACCGGGACCGTCGACAGCTTTCCGGTTCTAACAGGTGAGGTGGCCATGGAAACAGCCCTTCGGCTCGTTGCAGGCCAGAAGCTGCCGCGCGTTGTCGCAACACCTCAGGCGCTGATCACCGCCGACAACCTCGCCCGCTACCAGGGCAAGGGCGTCGATCTACGCGCTGTGCTGATGGAAGATGCCAAGGCGGCCAAATAA
- a CDS encoding sugar phosphate isomerase/epimerase family protein, translating to MTKLKFATRLNSFASCPKAEWPDLSGKPTMLQMAKRAAKVDGLTDLDLNYPDHVGEDPAVLARQIGDMGLAINGFAMRYYTNPAFKIGAFTNPDPAVRREAIDLTKAGIDAARAAGSQLMTLWLGQDGFDYAFQADYHRLWQHEIDGIREVCAHDPDCQISIEYKPNEPRSYSLMPDAATTLLAIRDVDMPNLGVTLDFAHVLYADEQPAFAAALIARHSRVLGVHLNDGYAKRDDGLMVGAVHTQQTIELLRQIRKDGYDGAIYFDTFPDMTGLDPVHECEVNIQTVKRMLRIVDRLDQDNRLLGAIDRQDAVSAQAIVQELMLG from the coding sequence GTGACCAAGCTAAAATTTGCAACCCGACTGAATTCCTTTGCCTCCTGCCCGAAGGCAGAATGGCCGGACCTGTCCGGCAAGCCGACCATGCTGCAAATGGCAAAGCGTGCCGCAAAAGTCGATGGGCTGACAGACCTCGACCTTAATTATCCCGATCATGTTGGCGAAGATCCGGCTGTCCTGGCCCGACAAATTGGTGATATGGGACTGGCAATCAACGGGTTCGCCATGCGCTATTACACCAACCCCGCCTTTAAGATCGGCGCATTCACCAATCCGGACCCGGCTGTCCGGCGGGAAGCCATCGATCTCACCAAGGCCGGGATCGATGCGGCCCGCGCCGCAGGCAGCCAATTGATGACGCTCTGGCTTGGTCAGGACGGGTTCGACTATGCCTTCCAGGCCGACTATCACAGGCTGTGGCAACACGAAATTGACGGAATCCGTGAAGTTTGCGCCCATGATCCGGATTGCCAAATCAGCATTGAGTACAAGCCGAATGAGCCTCGCTCCTACAGCCTGATGCCGGATGCAGCAACCACCTTGCTGGCCATCAGGGACGTCGATATGCCCAATCTCGGCGTGACGCTGGACTTTGCCCACGTGCTCTACGCCGATGAGCAGCCAGCCTTTGCCGCTGCCTTGATTGCCCGCCATAGCCGTGTTCTCGGCGTTCATCTCAACGACGGCTATGCCAAGCGCGACGATGGCCTGATGGTAGGCGCGGTCCATACCCAGCAGACCATTGAGCTTCTGCGCCAGATCCGCAAGGACGGCTATGACGGCGCCATCTACTTCGACACGTTCCCGGACATGACGGGTCTAGATCCCGTCCATGAATGCGAGGTCAATATCCAGACCGTCAAGCGCATGTTGCGGATTGTCGATCGCCTCGATCAAGACAATCGTTTGTTGGGTGCCATCGACCGTCAGGATGCCGTGTCCGCGCAGGCCATCGTGCAGGAACTGATGCTGGGCTAA
- a CDS encoding ribokinase encodes MGKGVSILGIFVADTAYLAARLPVVGETITGSGFSVGPGGKGSNQAVAAARAGAGAGEAANVSFISKIGRDTFGDLALKTYAHAGVLPKLTVMDNQPTGAAFIYVNDKTGDNAIIVYPGAAGTITIEDVEAARQTIETSAIFVTQLEQPAEAAHHGLMIARKAGVTTIFNPAPAEPFPEAIYPLCDYIIPNETEAAALVGFPLDTIDDAKRAGDVLLERGVGTAIITLGSRGVLFHSPDCSVAVPAIAAGPVIDTTGAGDAFVGGFAAALADGFTPLDAVRFGCATAGIAVTRRGTAPAMPERSEIEALLRR; translated from the coding sequence ATGGGCAAGGGCGTTTCGATACTCGGAATCTTTGTCGCCGATACCGCTTATCTTGCAGCACGGCTGCCGGTCGTTGGTGAGACGATCACCGGCAGCGGCTTTTCCGTCGGTCCAGGCGGCAAGGGCTCCAACCAGGCGGTGGCGGCAGCAAGGGCCGGGGCAGGAGCCGGGGAGGCCGCGAACGTCTCCTTCATCTCAAAGATCGGCCGAGACACGTTCGGTGATCTGGCGTTGAAGACCTATGCGCATGCCGGTGTCCTGCCGAAACTGACAGTTATGGACAACCAGCCGACCGGTGCTGCCTTCATCTATGTCAACGACAAGACCGGCGACAATGCCATCATTGTCTATCCCGGTGCTGCTGGAACCATTACCATTGAGGATGTCGAGGCGGCGCGGCAAACCATCGAGACCAGCGCGATTTTCGTGACGCAACTGGAGCAGCCCGCCGAGGCGGCCCACCACGGGCTGATGATCGCCCGTAAGGCTGGCGTCACCACCATTTTCAACCCTGCGCCCGCCGAGCCGTTTCCAGAGGCGATCTATCCGCTGTGCGACTATATCATTCCCAACGAAACCGAAGCCGCCGCATTGGTTGGTTTTCCGCTCGATACGATCGATGATGCGAAGCGGGCTGGGGATGTGCTTCTGGAGCGCGGTGTCGGTACTGCTATCATCACGCTGGGCAGCAGAGGCGTGTTGTTTCATAGCCCCGATTGTTCGGTCGCGGTTCCGGCCATTGCAGCCGGGCCTGTCATCGATACGACCGGGGCAGGGGACGCCTTCGTTGGCGGTTTTGCGGCAGCCCTTGCCGATGGGTTTACTCCGCTCGACGCGGTCCGGTTTGGATGTGCGACAGCCGGCATCGCCGTGACCCGCCGGGGAACCGCGCCCGCCATGCCGGAGCGCAGCGAAATCGAGGCATTGCTGCGCCGCTGA
- a CDS encoding RbsD/FucU family protein yields the protein MLKNLHPALNADVLHALRSMGHGDTLVISDTNFPSDSVARQTVLGRPLSMANLSSAEAVRVLLSVLPLDTPLQNSAGRMEVMGAPDDIQPVQREVQVEIDRAEGKPSPMYGIERFAFYDLAKKAYCVISTGETRFYGCFLFTKGVIPPATV from the coding sequence ATGCTGAAAAATCTTCATCCCGCCCTGAATGCTGACGTGCTGCATGCGCTGCGATCCATGGGACATGGCGATACGCTTGTGATTTCCGACACCAATTTCCCCAGCGATAGCGTGGCGCGCCAGACCGTGCTGGGTCGTCCGCTGTCCATGGCCAATCTTTCATCGGCCGAGGCCGTGCGTGTCCTGCTGTCGGTTTTGCCGCTCGATACACCCTTGCAAAATTCGGCAGGCCGCATGGAAGTCATGGGTGCGCCGGACGACATCCAGCCGGTGCAACGCGAGGTGCAAGTGGAAATCGACCGCGCTGAGGGCAAGCCGTCGCCGATGTACGGCATTGAGCGGTTTGCATTCTACGATCTTGCAAAGAAGGCCTATTGTGTGATTTCGACCGGGGAAACCCGCTTCTACGGCTGCTTCCTGTTCACCAAGGGCGTGATCCCACCCGCCACGGTATAA
- a CDS encoding carbohydrate ABC transporter permease has translation MTGSLLIYAALVFWAFISLFPIYWTITTSFKTAVNVTQGHLIPFVDFTPDWKGWRSLGLSPDTIFVASTVRDEFMRRFFNSVVASAGASFLAVVIGSLAAYGLSRFSYKFLWLRNKDISFFFLSQLILPPVVLAMPFLVLYKHLMLLDTLTGLVLVYTLMVLPIVIWIMRDQFDTIPVELEQAALVDGCSIWGAFMRIVLPIALPGMVAAFILSVILCWNEYFFAALLTSSNAKTLPVMVASQTGSQGINWWSMAAIATAAIMPLVLVGIFLERYIVKGLTAGAVK, from the coding sequence ATGACGGGCAGCCTGCTGATTTATGCGGCGCTGGTGTTCTGGGCCTTTATCTCGCTGTTTCCGATCTACTGGACCATCACCACCTCGTTCAAGACCGCGGTCAATGTCACCCAGGGCCACCTCATTCCCTTCGTGGATTTTACGCCGGACTGGAAGGGCTGGCGATCGCTTGGACTTTCGCCGGATACGATATTCGTGGCCTCGACGGTGCGCGACGAATTCATGCGGCGGTTCTTCAACAGCGTCGTCGCCTCAGCCGGAGCCTCGTTTCTGGCTGTGGTGATCGGATCGCTGGCGGCCTATGGCCTCAGCCGGTTTTCCTACAAATTCCTCTGGTTGCGCAACAAGGACATCTCGTTCTTCTTCCTCTCCCAGTTGATCCTGCCGCCCGTCGTTCTCGCCATGCCGTTTCTGGTGCTCTATAAACACCTGATGCTGCTGGATACCCTGACCGGTCTCGTCCTGGTCTACACGCTGATGGTTCTGCCCATCGTCATCTGGATCATGCGGGACCAGTTCGACACGATCCCCGTCGAACTTGAGCAGGCAGCACTGGTCGATGGCTGTTCGATCTGGGGCGCGTTTATGCGGATCGTCCTGCCTATCGCCCTGCCGGGAATGGTGGCCGCCTTCATCCTTTCGGTCATTCTCTGCTGGAACGAATATTTCTTCGCAGCGCTGCTGACCAGTTCGAACGCCAAGACGCTGCCCGTCATGGTGGCCAGCCAGACCGGCTCGCAAGGGATCAATTGGTGGTCCATGGCCGCTATCGCCACCGCCGCCATCATGCCGCTCGTTCTGGTCGGGATTTTCCTGGAGCGCTATATCGTCAAGGGCCTGACCGCCGGTGCAGTCAAATAG
- a CDS encoding carbohydrate ABC transporter permease has translation MSDTTMPVIRPTERVSLRQTGARRGRLLLAAATVLLLGVLVLQILDVAGVTSLGLVSWRPLLYAYIVWAVALCAAQIMIRGEGGQRAVFVLPAVLFTVAMVVFPTVFGLYIAFTDWNLSAAAGRRFNGIDNLRALFADFYFWNALLNMVYYVLAVLVQYAIAFGLALLLNAEIKARKFFRVAFLLPLMLSPVAVSWMIGKSLMEYRFGPAATLARHLGWDNPAFFSTPWLARLSLMAMDAWVSIPFMMILLLAGLQALPTEIKEAAKVDGASGWQSFKEITFPLMLPVSVTVIILRIIFQLKLADIVINVTAGGPGGATDTVSSFIFREYRDRSNVGYGTMLAEFYLVIIIIFVSLILKVTSRWLQRSN, from the coding sequence ATGTCCGACACGACCATGCCTGTCATTCGTCCGACCGAAAGGGTATCACTGCGGCAAACCGGCGCCCGGCGTGGCCGCCTGCTGCTGGCGGCGGCCACCGTGCTGCTGCTTGGCGTGCTCGTTCTGCAAATTCTCGATGTAGCGGGGGTGACATCGCTTGGTCTCGTCAGCTGGCGTCCCTTGCTCTATGCCTATATCGTCTGGGCTGTGGCTCTGTGCGCCGCGCAGATCATGATCCGTGGCGAGGGCGGCCAGCGGGCCGTGTTCGTTCTACCGGCGGTGCTGTTTACGGTCGCCATGGTGGTGTTTCCCACGGTGTTCGGCCTCTACATTGCCTTCACCGACTGGAACCTCAGCGCTGCCGCAGGGCGGCGCTTCAACGGCATCGATAACCTGCGCGCGCTGTTTGCCGATTTTTATTTCTGGAATGCGCTGTTGAACATGGTCTATTATGTTCTGGCGGTTCTGGTGCAATATGCCATTGCCTTTGGCCTCGCGCTGCTTTTGAACGCCGAGATCAAGGCGCGGAAATTCTTTCGGGTTGCCTTCCTGCTGCCGCTGATGTTGAGCCCGGTTGCCGTCAGCTGGATGATTGGCAAATCCCTGATGGAATATCGCTTCGGCCCGGCGGCAACACTCGCCCGACATCTCGGATGGGACAACCCCGCCTTTTTCTCGACCCCGTGGCTCGCCCGTCTCTCGCTGATGGCCATGGATGCCTGGGTGTCGATCCCCTTCATGATGATCCTGCTTCTGGCCGGGTTACAGGCCTTGCCAACGGAGATCAAGGAGGCAGCAAAAGTCGATGGCGCTTCCGGCTGGCAAAGCTTCAAGGAAATCACCTTTCCGCTGATGCTGCCCGTCAGCGTCACCGTGATTATCCTGAGGATCATTTTCCAGCTGAAACTTGCCGATATCGTCATCAATGTCACAGCAGGCGGACCGGGCGGCGCGACAGATACGGTCTCCAGCTTCATCTTCCGGGAATATCGCGACCGCTCGAATGTCGGCTACGGCACCATGCTGGCCGAGTTTTATCTCGTCATCATCATCATCTTCGTCTCGCTCATCCTGAAGGTGACGAGCCGCTGGCTGCAACGTTCCAACTGA